The genomic window AATCATACCTTGATAAGCCTTGATCTCCTGATCCAGGACGGTATCCTCTCAAAATCTGATATGAAAGATCAGCCAACCTTTCTTCATGATTTGGTTGACTATGATATCGTTACTCCCTTTAAAGAGAAAATGCTTCGGGTAGCATACCACAATGTTCGCCACACGCTGGAAAAGAATGGGGAATTTGAGAAGTTTTGTGCCGAAAATGCCCACTGGCTTGAGGACTATACCCTGTTTGTAGCCCTGAAAGAGAACTTTCATGGCGTTGCCTGGTATGACTGGCCTGAAGGCTTACGGCACAGGAGAGAGGACGTCCTGCAAGACCGGAGAAATAGCCTGCGCGACAGAATACTGATGGAAAAGTTTTTCCAATTCCTCTTTTTCCGGCAGTGGTTTTCTCTGAAAAAATACTGCAACTCAAAGAACATACAGATCATCGGTGATATTCCTATCTATGTAACCGACGACAGCGCCGATGTATGGGCGAAACCTGAGATCTTTAAACTGGATGATACCAGCAAACCTCTGTACATCGCAGGAGTTCCGCCTGATTATTTCAGCGCCACAGGACAACGATGGGGAAACCCGGTTTATAACTGGGGTATCCTCAAAGATACGGGATACTCGTGGTGGCTGAGGCGCATCGAATATAACCTGAAACTGTATGATATTATCAGACTCGACCACTTCAGAGGTTTCGTTTCCTACTGGGAAATTCCGGCCGGTGAAAAGACCGCAATCAACGGGAAGTGGGTGGATGCACCGGTAAAGGACTTCTTTAATATCCTGTACCGGCATTTCCCAAGCCTTCCCATTATTGCCGAAGACCTGGGGACGATAACACCTGACGTAAGAGAAATTATGAGTATGTTTGGAATTCCGGGCATGAAGGTGCTCCTCTTTGCCTTTGGAGACGATTTGCCGGTCAATCCGTATATCCCCCATAACCACACGCCATCCTGTATTGTGTACACGGGAACCCACGATAACAACACGGTGAAAGGCTGGTTTAAACAAGATGCAACCACGGAAGACAAAAAAAGAATGCACAGATACCTGGGAAGGGAAGTTACTGAAGACACGATTCATCGCGAAATGATCCGGCTGGCGATGATGTCTGTCGCAACGATGGTGGTAATGCCCATGCAGGATGTGCTTGGTCTGGGAGAGGAATCGAGGATGAACCTGCCTTCAACTTCCAAAAACAATTGGAGGTGGCGGCTCTCACCGGAACACCTTACCCCTGCTCTCAAACAAGAGCTAACGGAAACAACGACCATCTACGGCAGGGGATGATGTAAAAACGAGGGTCTGTAGGAACAAGAAACAACGGACAATGGTGATGTATCTTGTCTGATACCAGAACGGGATATTAGGTAAAACTCTTGGTGATTATCTCGGTGGTATATCAGGTGCAGCAATTATCGTGAACGATAACCATAATGAGCGAAGAACTCCTGCGAAATATAAAACGGAATAATACGATAGCAACCTTGAAGAGGCAACAATGACTGAGCGCACCGGCACAGTGGTCGTTTCGCCGCACCCTGTGGAGTGATTGGCTATGTGTTATTCTGTTAATGTTCCTCCGATGGACATGCCTTTTTGTATCCGTCCATTTACTATTGTCGCAAAATCGACGCCTCTGTTCGTCGAAGACGCTTATCATTCTTGAATCAGGAAAAGTAGTAGATGTCTGCCCAAAAGCAATACCATGGTTTTTTGATTTGTTTTTGCCTTACGGGGACCCCAATCAAAATAACAACGCACTCTTTCACTCCTGCATATATTATACACATATTAATCGTCTCATAATAGAACACACATTAAGCTGTCCGTTTAGCGCTTCAATACTGGAGAAGGAAAGCATACGACGAATCAATACAATTATGAGACCCTTAATAACGCCCCGCATAACCAGGCACTGTCGCACGATGCACGGCGAAAGCCCGCCAAGTGCAGATGTTAGTCGGAATCCTTATCTTTCTGACCGGCCGGGAACAACAGGCTCCTGAACCTCAGGGCGCCAAATCCAAAACCAGCTATCAGTCCGATCACGGCACACGTAGTTATGAGTCTTACAGAGCTGAGATTCAGCCCAAAGATGGCGTTTGCCCAGGATGTCAAAAGAAAGAGAGCTGCAAACGCTGCTGTGGTGACTAGCCCCGAGTAGACTCCGAAGTCCTTCTTTGTTGGTCGAGCCAGACGTTCCAGGTTCCTGACCTGGTTAGCGACCTGCTCGGTGAAGCGCACCATCGCTGTCGCCTGTGGCCCAGCCTTCGCAAGCGTTTCGCCCGCGAGATGGATCTTGTTTCGGAGCGTGCTTAATCCTGGAAGCGCCGTTGTAAAGCTGGAGTCGAAGACCTTTTTCATAATACGCGCAAGCTCCGGTATGGCTTCCAAAAACTGACTTACCCCCGTAGCCAATACCGATGCGATTCGAACCGGTTCAGACATCCCCTCTACTTGACGCAACAGATCTGAGGCGCTCCTTGCATTGGCGTTAACCTCTGCAGCGTTGGCGACTATCCGATCGTATTCGAACTGGTTACTATCGCTGATCGAACGGAAAAAGTCGTAGAACGCTCGGTAAAGATGGGCATAACCTCTAAATGCAAGACGCTCAGGCCGGCCTTCGGTGTAGTAAACATCGGCAACGTTGTTGGCTGCTTTCGATGCTTCCTCAATCAGTGTTCGACCCGTCGCAAGATCGAGCTGCTGCAGCGCCAGCAGTGATGCAATCAGCAGCATCTCGGGTTTCATGTGGTCGACAAGCGGTTTGTATTTGCTGCTAAACGTCCCCGCTTTGTTAAGATAGACCTCTACCGCTTGCAGACGATCAAACGCCCGCGTAATATTCATCGCCCTAACGTCTAGCACACTTTGTGCGTACGCTCCCAGGCCGACAGAGATATCACGCGCATGCGTTTGCCCAAGTTGATCGAACCCCGATGCGGCTCGATCCAGCAGATCAACGGCCACCACGAAGTCACCTCCCCGAAAGGCGACGTTCACCGCTTGGGCAAAATACCACACTGACTGGAGAGCCGCTTTCAGCGCATCGCGATCCTCTGTGGCTTTGACATGGTCCAGTTCCTGTAGCTTCTCCTCGGCGAAGGTCTGTAAGGTGTCAGGATCGGTGTCAAACGCGGCGTTCAGAGCATCGTCAATGAGTGCTTGCGCGGACTTGGAAACTACGCTGATCTCTCCTGGCTTTCCGTGGTTATTTTCAGACATCTTGTCCTCCTCGTTGTAAAAATAGAACTTCTGTTTCACCTCTGCTGCAACCGCCTTCCGTACCGACTCGCTCTGACGTCCGGCTAATTCCCGGCATCAGCGGCGCTGAGCGCCGTCCGTTACAACCAGTTAGTTGTCTCGGATTTTGAAAACGGTAGCGCCAATCCCTTATGGTCGGCCTGTGCGGGGGATAAACCACCCGCGCTACGTATTTTGCTTCATGCCGATTGTATAGAAAGGTACAAATTTTTCAAAAAACTACCTTGTTATCCTGTCTCTTATTTCTTTATCTCACTCATCGGAATGCCCATCGCCTTGGCAAGGCCCTCGCCGTAAGCCAGATCGGCTTTGAGACAATTACCAATGTGGCGAACCTTGATCTCCTTGGGCACGTTACCCATGGCACGGGCGGTGTTATCGAAGAGCGTCTGTTTCTGCGTGTCGTTTATCAGGCGGAAGAGGCGTCCCGGCTGGGTATAGTGGTCGTCATCTTGCGGGTAGCGGTCCGCGGCGCCATCAAGGGCTAGAGGCGGTTCGCGTAAATCAGGGTTGTCTTGCCATTCATTGTAGCTGTTGGGATCGTAGCCAGGCGTTCCGCCCTGATTGCCGTCGACCCGCATCGCTCCGTCGCGGTGGTACATGTTTACCGGGCAACGCGGACGGTTGACGGGGATCTGGTGGTGGTTGACACCAAGGCGGTAGCGCTGAGCATCGCCATAGGAAAAGAGTCGTCCCTGTAGCATCTTGTCCGGAGAAAAGCCTATGCCTGGGACCACATTGGCAGGGTTAAAGGCCGACTGTTCGACTTCGGCAAAATAGTTCTCCGGGTTCTTATTGAGCTCG from Candidatus Brocadia sp. includes these protein-coding regions:
- the malQ gene encoding 4-alpha-glucanotransferase, with protein sequence MNRRSGILLHITSLSAPHGVGDFGETAYQFVDFLAETRQSLWQILPLNPTSIVYGNSPYSSNSAFAGNHTLISLDLLIQDGILSKSDMKDQPTFLHDLVDYDIVTPFKEKMLRVAYHNVRHTLEKNGEFEKFCAENAHWLEDYTLFVALKENFHGVAWYDWPEGLRHRREDVLQDRRNSLRDRILMEKFFQFLFFRQWFSLKKYCNSKNIQIIGDIPIYVTDDSADVWAKPEIFKLDDTSKPLYIAGVPPDYFSATGQRWGNPVYNWGILKDTGYSWWLRRIEYNLKLYDIIRLDHFRGFVSYWEIPAGEKTAINGKWVDAPVKDFFNILYRHFPSLPIIAEDLGTITPDVREIMSMFGIPGMKVLLFAFGDDLPVNPYIPHNHTPSCIVYTGTHDNNTVKGWFKQDATTEDKKRMHRYLGREVTEDTIHREMIRLAMMSVATMVVMPMQDVLGLGEESRMNLPSTSKNNWRWRLSPEHLTPALKQELTETTTIYGRG